A window of Campylobacter ureolyticus contains these coding sequences:
- a CDS encoding DNA-directed RNA polymerase subunit alpha, translated as MKTITTSAHTPTEIRVEKVSENVAKIIAYPFETGYAVTVAHPLRRLLYTSSIGFAPTGVKINGVAHEFDSIAGMLEDVAIFIMNLKNLRFKLKNNSAREIVEYEFKGPKDLKGSDLINDIVDIVNPDQHVATLNEDADLKFTIIVEKGIGYIPSEELKDYISSDFMALDAFFTPVKRAIYDIENTLVDDNPDYEKIVFTITTNGQVTPIEAFQNALQTMHRQLGVFENIVDVEKPVGKSSSSQNSEYAKLFESIENLNLSARSFNCLDKAGIKFIGELALMEESILKDIKNLGKKSLEEIKAVMEEIGYPVDAPELQSHKKQLNEKIQELKNEKNEG; from the coding sequence ATGAAAACAATCACCACTTCAGCCCATACGCCAACTGAGATAAGAGTTGAAAAAGTAAGTGAAAATGTAGCTAAAATAATAGCATATCCATTTGAAACTGGATATGCTGTAACAGTTGCTCACCCACTTAGAAGACTTTTATATACAAGTAGTATTGGCTTTGCACCAACAGGTGTTAAAATCAATGGCGTGGCCCACGAGTTTGATAGCATTGCCGGAATGCTTGAAGATGTTGCTATTTTTATTATGAATCTTAAAAATTTGAGATTTAAATTAAAAAACAACTCAGCAAGAGAGATAGTAGAGTATGAATTTAAAGGACCAAAAGATTTAAAGGGAAGTGATTTAATAAATGATATAGTTGATATCGTAAATCCTGACCAACATGTTGCTACTTTAAATGAAGATGCAGATTTAAAATTTACTATTATTGTAGAAAAAGGCATAGGCTATATCCCAAGCGAAGAGTTAAAAGACTATATTAGTAGCGATTTTATGGCATTAGATGCATTTTTTACACCAGTAAAAAGAGCGATTTACGATATAGAAAATACCTTAGTTGATGATAACCCTGACTATGAGAAAATAGTTTTTACAATTACAACAAATGGTCAAGTTACACCTATTGAGGCTTTCCAAAATGCACTTCAAACAATGCATAGACAACTTGGCGTTTTTGAAAACATAGTTGATGTTGAAAAACCTGTTGGCAAATCTTCATCTTCTCAAAATTCAGAATATGCAAAGCTTTTTGAAAGTATTGAAAATCTAAATTTAAGTGCAAGAAGCTTTAATTGTTTAGATAAAGCTGGTATTAAATTTATCGGCGAGCTTGCTTTAATGGAAGAAAGTATTTTAAAAGATATTAAAAATTTAGGTAAAAAATCTCTTGAAGAGATTAAAGCTGTGATGGAAGAAATAGGCTATCCAGTTGATGCACCTGAGCTTCAAAGTCATAAAAAGCAATTAAATGAAAAAATACAAGAATTAAAAAATGAAAAGAATGAAGGATAA
- the tkt gene encoding transketolase: MNTKISNTIKFLSADMVQKANSGHPGAPMGLSDIMSVLMKFIKHNPKNPKWLNRDRLVFSGGHASALVYSYLYLSGYDLSLDDLKNFRQLHSRTPGHPEITTNGVEIATGPLGQGIANAVGFALASKYAANLLNDEKTKVIDHKVYCFCGDGDLEEGISYEACALAGFHKLDNLVIIYDSNNITIEGSTNLAWSEDVKARFEAQGFEVARIDGHDFTQIEFALSEAKNKTKPYLIIANTKIAKGALELENTSKSHGAPLGEELIQRAKVEAGFDPNKHFFVSEDVLFQTRAAVEKGDLEEALWKKSLESLTSEKKELLNSLLNPDFSKVEYPDFSGQKLATRNSNGKIINAISKAVPSFLGGSADLAPSNKTTLNDAGTFPDGKNIHFGIREHAMAAINNAIARYGLFVPFSATFFIFSDYLKNSARMAALMKLKHFFIFTHDSIGVGEDGPTHQPIEQLSTFRAMPGFYTFRPADGNENVKCWQIALSLDAPSAFVLSRQGLEPLPKPVFGEPKNGGYLIKESSEAKITLIASGSEVELCLKAANLLESKDIKTNVVSVPCFEILCKQEKSYLNRILKGKVLAVEAASGLEWYKFADEVLGMQTFGESGKAGDLFKHFGFSDTNIAKIAESLL; the protein is encoded by the coding sequence ATGAATACAAAAATTTCAAATACGATTAAGTTTTTAAGTGCCGATATGGTTCAAAAAGCAAACTCAGGACATCCTGGTGCTCCTATGGGGCTTAGCGACATTATGAGCGTGTTAATGAAATTTATAAAGCACAACCCAAAAAATCCAAAATGGCTAAATAGAGATAGACTTGTTTTTTCAGGCGGACATGCTAGTGCTTTAGTTTATAGCTATTTATATTTAAGTGGATATGACTTAAGTCTTGATGATCTTAAAAATTTTAGACAACTTCACTCACGCACCCCAGGTCACCCTGAAATTACTACAAATGGAGTTGAGATAGCAACAGGACCACTTGGACAAGGCATTGCAAATGCAGTTGGCTTTGCGCTTGCTAGTAAATACGCCGCAAATTTATTAAATGATGAAAAAACAAAAGTAATTGATCATAAAGTTTATTGTTTTTGTGGGGACGGGGATTTAGAAGAGGGTATTAGTTATGAAGCATGTGCCTTAGCAGGATTTCACAAGCTTGATAATTTAGTCATAATTTATGACTCAAACAACATCACAATTGAGGGAAGCACAAATTTGGCGTGGAGTGAGGATGTAAAGGCAAGATTTGAAGCGCAAGGTTTTGAAGTTGCTAGAATCGATGGGCATGACTTTACTCAGATTGAATTTGCTTTAAGTGAGGCTAAAAATAAAACAAAACCATATTTAATCATAGCAAATACAAAAATTGCAAAAGGTGCTTTAGAGCTTGAAAACACTTCCAAATCTCACGGTGCTCCACTTGGTGAGGAGCTGATACAAAGAGCAAAAGTAGAGGCCGGATTTGACCCAAATAAACATTTTTTTGTTAGTGAGGATGTCTTATTTCAAACAAGAGCAGCAGTTGAAAAGGGTGATTTAGAAGAGGCATTGTGGAAAAAAAGTTTAGAAAGTTTAACAAGTGAAAAAAAAGAGCTTTTAAACTCACTTTTAAATCCTGATTTTAGCAAGGTTGAGTATCCTGATTTTAGTGGTCAAAAACTTGCAACAAGAAATAGTAACGGTAAAATTATAAATGCCATTTCAAAAGCAGTCCCATCGTTTTTAGGAGGAAGTGCAGATCTTGCTCCATCAAATAAAACAACGCTAAATGATGCAGGAACTTTCCCAGATGGAAAAAATATCCACTTTGGTATTAGAGAACACGCAATGGCAGCTATTAATAACGCTATTGCAAGATATGGTCTTTTTGTTCCATTTTCAGCGACATTTTTTATATTTAGTGATTATCTTAAAAACTCAGCTAGAATGGCGGCTTTAATGAAATTAAAGCACTTTTTTATATTTACTCACGATAGTATTGGCGTTGGCGAAGACGGCCCAACTCATCAACCAATAGAGCAACTCAGCACTTTTAGAGCTATGCCTGGTTTTTATACTTTCCGCCCAGCAGATGGAAATGAAAATGTAAAATGCTGGCAAATAGCTTTAAGTCTAGATGCGCCTTCAGCTTTTGTCTTATCAAGACAAGGGTTAGAGCCACTTCCAAAGCCAGTTTTTGGAGAACCTAAAAATGGCGGATATCTAATAAAAGAAAGTAGTGAAGCAAAAATTACTTTAATTGCAAGTGGAAGCGAGGTAGAACTTTGTTTAAAAGCTGCAAATTTACTCGAAAGTAAAGATATAAAAACAAATGTTGTAAGTGTGCCTTGCTTTGAAATTTTATGCAAGCAAGAAAAAAGTTATTTAAATAGAATTTTAAAAGGAAAAGTTTTAGCCGTTGAAGCAGCAAGTGGCCTAGAGTGGTATAAATTTGCAGATGAGGTTTTAGGCATGCAAACATTTGGTGAAAGTGGTAAAGCCGGAGATTTGTTTAAGCATTTTGGTTTTAGCGACACAAATATAGCAAAAATTGCTGAAAGCTTACTATAA
- a CDS encoding UDP-N-acetylmuramoyl-L-alanyl-D-glutamate--2,6-diaminopimelate ligase yields MKIDLKNNFITDNSNECIKNCYFLKCDFNAKFWEDAKAKGANLITLKEAKELLNVDENIKIVGITGTNGKTTTAAAIYSMLLDLGYSVFLSGTRGAFVNEKMVDEKGLTTSSPMKTLSYLLTATKQKCDFFVMEVSSHAIAQNRIEDLKFALKIFTNLSVDHLDYHKTMEEYARVKSSFFADETPKLINKDDSHIKFNYKNAHTYALKSPATFSILAYSIKDGIEAVIKTPKEEVKISSDLVGEFNLYNLLAAFSAVEILTKKSLDEISKALSNFAGVKGRVEVVNDNPKVIVDFAHTPDGIEKVLNALKNNELIVVFGAGGDRDHTKRPLMGAMVEHFAKICIVTSDNPRSENPNDIIDDILKGMENKERAIVEPDRKKAIKKALYLAKNGEMVVILGKGDETYQEINGVKHPFSDELVVKEILKIK; encoded by the coding sequence ATGAAAATAGATCTAAAAAATAATTTTATTACAGATAATTCAAATGAATGCATTAAAAATTGCTACTTTTTAAAGTGTGATTTTAATGCTAAATTTTGGGAAGATGCAAAAGCAAAAGGTGCCAATCTAATAACTTTAAAAGAAGCAAAAGAACTTTTAAATGTTGATGAAAATATTAAAATAGTGGGCATTACAGGTACAAACGGTAAAACTACAACCGCCGCTGCAATTTATTCAATGTTGCTTGATTTGGGATATAGTGTATTTTTAAGTGGCACAAGAGGAGCGTTTGTAAATGAAAAAATGGTTGATGAAAAAGGCCTTACAACAAGCTCACCTATGAAAACATTAAGCTATTTACTTACTGCCACAAAGCAAAAATGTGATTTTTTTGTTATGGAAGTAAGCTCTCATGCAATTGCTCAAAATAGAATTGAAGATTTAAAGTTTGCTCTTAAAATTTTTACAAATTTATCAGTTGATCATCTTGATTATCACAAAACTATGGAAGAATATGCAAGAGTAAAAAGTAGTTTTTTTGCTGATGAGACCCCAAAACTGATTAATAAAGATGATTCTCATATAAAATTTAATTATAAAAATGCCCATACTTATGCTTTAAAATCTCCAGCAACTTTTAGTATTTTGGCATACTCCATAAAAGATGGCATAGAAGCTGTTATAAAAACACCAAAAGAAGAAGTAAAAATTTCAAGTGATTTGGTTGGTGAGTTTAACCTTTACAACCTACTTGCTGCTTTTAGTGCTGTTGAGATTTTAACTAAGAAAAGTTTAGATGAAATTTCAAAAGCTTTATCAAATTTTGCAGGTGTAAAAGGCAGAGTCGAGGTTGTAAATGATAATCCAAAAGTTATAGTTGATTTTGCTCACACACCTGATGGAATTGAAAAAGTTTTAAACGCTTTAAAAAACAATGAACTTATAGTGGTTTTTGGAGCAGGTGGAGACAGAGATCATACAAAACGCCCTTTAATGGGAGCTATGGTAGAGCATTTTGCAAAAATTTGCATTGTTACAAGTGATAATCCAAGAAGTGAAAATCCAAATGACATCATAGATGATATTTTAAAAGGCATGGAAAATAAAGAGCGTGCTATCGTTGAGCCTGATAGAAAAAAAGCTATAAAAAAAGCTCTATATTTAGCCAAAAATGGTGAAATGGTTGTAATTTTAGGAAAAGGTGATGAGACTTATCAAGAGATAAATGGTGTAAAACATCCATTTTCAGATGAGCTTGTAGTAAAAGAAATTTTAAAAATCAAATAG
- a CDS encoding polyprenyl synthetase family protein, which translates to MSGLKNEFENFLKSNLIKAKSYHPYYEKALNYMLSNGGKYFRSQLLLGVVKALNEEKLKDTFRVALAVEMIHTYSLIHDDLPIIDDSDLRRGVITTHKKFDEITALLVGDALNSQAFYEISNANLNDTIKVKCSQTLSKSACDMVLGQALDCYFEKKKLDLDELIFLHNHKTGALIAASFKMGAIIAGLDDKKCDEFYKIGVDLGLLFQINDDIIDAVKTEEEAGKPTNHDEVKNSFVNLLGVSKSREFRDDLANKILNQVDDLKIKELLNFLIQKYLKG; encoded by the coding sequence ATGAGTGGCTTAAAAAATGAATTTGAAAATTTCTTAAAATCAAATTTAATCAAAGCAAAAAGCTATCATCCATACTATGAAAAAGCACTTAATTATATGCTTTCAAATGGTGGTAAATATTTTCGCTCGCAACTTCTTTTAGGTGTTGTAAAAGCTTTAAATGAGGAAAAATTAAAAGATACATTTAGGGTAGCTTTAGCAGTTGAGATGATACATACTTACTCACTAATTCATGATGATTTACCTATTATTGATGATTCTGATTTAAGGCGCGGTGTTATTACAACTCATAAAAAATTTGACGAAATTACAGCTTTATTGGTTGGAGATGCTCTAAACTCACAAGCTTTTTATGAAATTTCAAATGCAAATTTAAATGACACAATAAAAGTAAAATGCTCTCAAACTTTATCAAAAAGTGCCTGTGATATGGTTTTAGGACAAGCACTTGATTGCTATTTTGAAAAAAAGAAACTAGATCTTGATGAGCTTATTTTTTTACACAACCATAAAACCGGAGCATTAATAGCAGCAAGCTTTAAAATGGGAGCAATAATTGCTGGCTTAGATGATAAAAAATGTGATGAGTTTTATAAAATAGGAGTTGATTTAGGTCTTTTATTTCAGATTAATGATGACATAATAGATGCTGTTAAGACTGAAGAAGAAGCTGGAAAGCCAACAAATCACGATGAGGTTAAAAACTCATTTGTAAATTTGCTTGGTGTTAGTAAATCAAGAGAATTTAGAGATGATTTAGCAAATAAAATTTTAAATCAAGTAGATGATTTAAAAATCAAAGAATTATTAAATTTTTTAATACAAAAATACCTAAAAGGATAG
- a CDS encoding YbaB/EbfC family nucleoid-associated protein, translated as MFEGIDFSKMGSLVEEMQKKAKEIEAENDNKEFSVKSGGGMVEIKINGKGEILDLNIDDELFEDKESLQILLISAMNDAVKLIENEKKNLASKMLGGFGGFGNLGGENS; from the coding sequence ATGTTTGAGGGAATTGATTTTTCAAAAATGGGCTCTTTAGTTGAAGAGATGCAAAAAAAAGCAAAAGAAATTGAAGCTGAAAATGACAATAAAGAATTTAGCGTAAAAAGTGGCGGTGGAATGGTTGAGATCAAGATAAATGGAAAAGGTGAAATTCTTGATTTAAATATCGATGATGAGTTATTTGAAGATAAAGAAAGCCTTCAAATTTTACTTATTTCAGCTATGAATGATGCTGTAAAACTTATAGAAAATGAGAAAAAAAACCTAGCCTCTAAAATGCTTGGCGGCTTTGGTGGATTTGGAAATTTAGGTGGAGAAAATTCGTGA
- the rpsM gene encoding 30S ribosomal protein S13, producing the protein MARIAGVDLPKKKRIEYGLTYIYGIGLFSSRKILDAVGISYDKRVHELSEDEAAAIRKEIQEHYMVEGDLRKSVAMDIKALMDLGSYRGLRHRKGLTVRGQKTKTNARTRKGKRKTVGAAAK; encoded by the coding sequence ATGGCTCGTATTGCAGGTGTTGATTTACCAAAGAAAAAAAGAATCGAGTATGGTCTAACCTACATTTATGGCATAGGGCTTTTTTCATCAAGAAAAATCCTTGACGCAGTTGGAATTTCTTACGATAAAAGAGTTCATGAGCTAAGCGAAGATGAAGCAGCAGCAATTAGAAAAGAGATCCAAGAACACTATATGGTTGAAGGTGATCTTAGAAAAAGTGTTGCGATGGATATCAAAGCACTTATGGATTTAGGAAGTTACAGAGGTTTAAGACATAGAAAAGGTCTTACTGTAAGAGGTCAAAAAACAAAGACAAACGCTAGAACTAGAAAAGGTAAGCGTAAAACTGTCGGTGCAGCTGCAAAGTAG
- the rpsK gene encoding 30S ribosomal protein S11 produces the protein MAKRKVIRKKVAKKSIAKGIVFISASFNNTMITVTDEMGNVISWSSAGALGFKGSKKSTPYAAQQAVEDAINKAKEHGIKEVGIKVQGPGSGRETAVKSVGAIEGIKVTYFKDITPLPHNGCRPPKRRRV, from the coding sequence ATGGCAAAAAGAAAAGTAATTAGAAAAAAAGTAGCTAAAAAAAGTATAGCTAAAGGAATTGTTTTTATCAGTGCTTCGTTTAATAATACTATGATAACTGTAACTGATGAAATGGGAAATGTAATATCTTGGAGTAGTGCAGGTGCACTTGGCTTTAAAGGTAGTAAAAAATCAACTCCTTATGCAGCTCAGCAAGCAGTTGAAGATGCTATCAATAAAGCAAAAGAACATGGTATAAAAGAAGTTGGTATTAAGGTTCAAGGACCTGGAAGTGGTCGTGAAACAGCTGTAAAAAGTGTTGGTGCGATCGAGGGCATTAAAGTAACATATTTTAAAGATATAACTCCACTTCCTCATAATGGTTGCAGACCTCCTAAAAGAAGAAGAGTGTAA
- the panD gene encoding aspartate 1-decarboxylase, whose product MQIQMLQSKIHRATVTDANLNYVGSITIDENLIKAANLKEFQKVEILDVNNGERFATYIIKGSKKGEICLNGAAARKVCVGDIVIIVSYALMSDEEANTRKPTIVQVNSKNEIIN is encoded by the coding sequence ATGCAAATACAAATGTTACAAAGTAAAATTCACAGAGCAACCGTAACAGATGCAAACTTAAACTATGTTGGATCAATTACAATTGATGAGAATTTAATAAAAGCTGCTAATTTAAAAGAATTTCAAAAAGTTGAAATTTTAGATGTTAATAATGGTGAAAGATTTGCAACCTATATCATAAAAGGTTCTAAAAAAGGCGAAATTTGCTTAAATGGAGCTGCAGCTAGAAAAGTATGTGTTGGAGATATTGTAATAATTGTAAGTTATGCTTTAATGAGCGATGAAGAGGCAAATACACGTAAGCCAACAATTGTGCAAGTAAACTCTAAAAATGAAATAATTAATTAA
- the moaC gene encoding cyclic pyranopterin monophosphate synthase MoaC, producing MLTHLDENNQPKMVDVSLKNETLRIAKASGIIRMSEEAFRAIKENTAKKGPVLQTAVVAAIMGTKKTSELIPMCHPLLISSVKVDIKELKNAFKLFVTVKITGKTGVEMEALTGVSVGLLTIYDMVKAIDKAMVIDEIMLLNKSGGKSGEYVRS from the coding sequence ATGCTTACACACTTAGATGAAAATAATCAGCCAAAAATGGTTGATGTAAGTTTGAAAAATGAGACTTTAAGGATTGCAAAAGCAAGCGGCATTATAAGAATGAGCGAAGAAGCTTTTAGGGCAATTAAGGAAAATACCGCTAAAAAAGGACCCGTTCTTCAAACTGCTGTTGTAGCTGCTATTATGGGGACTAAAAAAACAAGCGAACTTATACCGATGTGTCATCCACTTTTAATAAGTTCGGTAAAAGTTGATATCAAAGAACTAAAAAATGCTTTTAAGCTTTTTGTTACTGTTAAAATAACTGGAAAAACAGGCGTTGAAATGGAAGCACTAACTGGCGTTAGTGTAGGGCTTTTAACGATATATGATATGGTAAAAGCCATTGATAAAGCTATGGTTATAGATGAGATTATGCTTTTAAATAAAAGTGGAGGAAAAAGTGGCGAGTATGTGCGATCTTAA
- the rplQ gene encoding 50S ribosomal protein L17, translating to MRHGHGYRKLGRSSSHRAATLKNLTIAITKNGKIETTLPKAKELRSYVEKLITKAKVGDFNAHRVVFASIQDKVTTKRLVEEIAPKYKDQNGGYTRIVKTRLRRGDAAQMAYIELI from the coding sequence ATGAGACACGGACATGGTTATAGAAAACTTGGCAGATCGTCAAGCCACCGCGCCGCAACGCTAAAAAATTTAACCATAGCCATTACAAAAAATGGCAAAATAGAAACAACACTTCCAAAAGCAAAAGAACTTAGAAGTTATGTTGAAAAACTTATAACAAAAGCAAAAGTTGGAGATTTTAATGCTCACAGAGTTGTTTTTGCTAGTATTCAAGATAAAGTTACTACAAAAAGACTTGTTGAAGAGATTGCTCCAAAATACAAAGACCAAAACGGTGGTTATACAAGGATAGTAAAAACTAGACTTAGACGCGGTGACGCGGCACAAATGGCTTATATAGAGCTTATTTAA
- a CDS encoding M48 family metallopeptidase: MNKILTAIFTTLFLITGCATTTNPGVVGVARSQMLLVSAKEMDQGAALAYTSTLKKAKASRTLNTDPIQTKRVTNISKRLIKEVGVFRNDAKNWNWQVNVIKENTVNAWCMPGGRIAVYTGIIEKLKLSDAELAAVIGHEMSHALREHSREKASRDYAKNIGIFAVGALTGSNEIANLANMAATYAVSLPFSREQETEADNMGTELMARAGYNPNAAVNVWKKMKSLSQKQPLEFLSTHPSHDNRIANLTKIAQKVMPLYENSKKI, translated from the coding sequence ATGAATAAAATTTTAACAGCGATTTTTACAACATTATTTTTAATAACAGGTTGCGCGACTACTACAAATCCAGGAGTAGTTGGAGTTGCAAGATCACAAATGCTTTTAGTAAGTGCAAAAGAAATGGATCAAGGCGCTGCACTTGCATATACAAGTACTTTAAAAAAAGCAAAAGCTAGTAGGACTTTAAACACAGACCCAATCCAAACAAAAAGAGTTACTAACATCTCAAAAAGACTTATAAAAGAAGTTGGAGTTTTTAGAAATGATGCAAAAAACTGGAATTGGCAAGTAAATGTTATAAAAGAAAATACAGTAAATGCTTGGTGTATGCCAGGTGGAAGAATTGCTGTTTATACGGGCATTATCGAAAAGCTTAAATTAAGTGATGCTGAGCTTGCAGCTGTTATTGGGCATGAAATGTCACATGCTTTAAGAGAACATAGTCGCGAAAAAGCAAGTCGTGATTATGCTAAAAATATAGGAATTTTTGCAGTTGGAGCTCTTACTGGAAGTAATGAAATAGCAAATTTGGCAAATATGGCAGCAACTTATGCAGTCTCACTTCCATTTTCAAGAGAGCAAGAAACAGAAGCTGATAATATGGGAACTGAGCTTATGGCAAGAGCTGGTTATAACCCAAATGCCGCTGTTAATGTGTGGAAAAAAATGAAAAGTTTAAGTCAAAAACAACCTTTAGAGTTTTTATCAACTCACCCATCGCACGATAACAGAATAGCAAATTTAACTAAAATTGCTCAAAAAGTAATGCCACTTTACGAAAACTCTAAAAAGATTTAA
- a CDS encoding HP0495 family protein has product MCDLKKSPEISYPTLWSYRVILNGDEKIIKNALKALDIEILPSNKTANLNSYKVSLMVNSKQERDEIFQKLSKISKFVL; this is encoded by the coding sequence ATGTGCGATCTTAAAAAAAGTCCTGAAATTTCATATCCAACTTTATGGAGTTATAGAGTTATTTTAAATGGTGATGAAAAAATTATCAAAAATGCTTTAAAAGCACTTGATATTGAAATTTTGCCATCAAATAAAACAGCTAATTTAAATAGCTATAAAGTTAGTTTAATGGTAAATTCCAAGCAAGAAAGAGATGAGATTTTTCAAAAATTAAGCAAAATTTCAAAATTTGTATTATAA
- a CDS encoding NifU family protein, which yields MLPFSDEELIDPVLESLQVVTPMLERDGGGLKLLGIKNGVVYVRLTGHCHGCPASDQTLKYAIERQLKIDIHPDLSVVNIPIGEDFNIDKL from the coding sequence ATGCTTCCATTTAGTGATGAAGAGTTAATTGACCCTGTTTTAGAAAGCTTACAAGTTGTTACTCCAATGCTTGAAAGAGATGGTGGCGGACTAAAACTTTTAGGTATTAAAAATGGAGTCGTATATGTAAGACTTACAGGACATTGCCACGGCTGTCCAGCAAGCGATCAAACACTAAAGTATGCTATAGAAAGACAGCTTAAAATCGACATTCATCCAGATTTAAGCGTAGTAAATATACCAATTGGCGAGGATTTTAATATTGATAAATTATAA
- the rpsD gene encoding 30S ribosomal protein S4, with protein MARYTGPVEKLERRLGADLGLKGERRLAGKDALSKRPFAPGQHGQRRAKISEYGLQLREKQKAKFMYGLNEKQFRNLFKEASRKDGNTGSIFVQLLEQRLDNVVYRMGFATTRRFARQLVSHGHILVDGKRVDIPSYRVFPGQKVEIIEKSKENPQITRAVDLTAQTGLAPWVDVEKDKKFGLFTRIPEREEIQIPIEERFIVELYSK; from the coding sequence ATGGCAAGATATACAGGACCAGTTGAAAAATTAGAAAGAAGATTAGGGGCTGATTTAGGTTTAAAAGGTGAAAGAAGATTAGCAGGAAAAGATGCACTTAGTAAAAGACCTTTTGCACCAGGACAGCATGGACAAAGAAGAGCTAAAATAAGCGAGTATGGACTACAGCTTCGTGAAAAACAAAAAGCTAAATTTATGTATGGATTAAACGAAAAACAATTTAGAAATTTGTTTAAGGAAGCATCAAGAAAAGATGGAAACACAGGTTCTATTTTTGTTCAATTATTAGAGCAAAGACTTGATAATGTTGTTTATAGAATGGGCTTTGCAACAACTAGACGCTTTGCAAGACAGCTTGTTAGCCACGGACATATTTTAGTAGATGGAAAAAGAGTTGATATTCCATCATATAGAGTATTTCCAGGACAAAAAGTAGAAATTATAGAAAAAAGTAAAGAAAACCCACAAATCACTAGAGCAGTTGATTTAACAGCGCAAACAGGTTTGGCTCCTTGGGTAGATGTTGAAAAAGATAAAAAATTTGGATTATTTACAAGAATTCCTGAAAGAGAAGAAATTCAAATCCCAATCGAAGAGAGATTTATCGTAGAGCTTTACTCAAAATAA